Genomic window (Palaemon carinicauda isolate YSFRI2023 chromosome 42, ASM3689809v2, whole genome shotgun sequence):
AAgttttgcaataaaaaaatgtTGATGCCAATAAATATGATAAAGTAAAGTGGATGCTACAGAAACTGAGTTTGGAAGATCATTgatgaagcaataataataaagttgtGTTCTGTCAATTTAATTTGTCCATATTCAATTTGTCATTATTGATGGGGTGTGGGGAATTTTTCCACAATGTTTCATCTTGGGATCCACATTCACAATGCGGCCTTTAGAAACTGCATAGTGCTAGGTTCCTCTAGGGCTAGAAGAGATCTGCTTTATATaggacacaggttgagcccagaaataatcTATAGAGTTATTGTCACTGTTCACTTTCTGTGAACAATTTGGCATTACAGTACTTGGCCTTGGAATTGGTTTAGAGAAATCATTGTAAAAGGCAAGCCCTTTCTGATGCAACATGCTACTATCcacaaaaaaaacttttttttttttatcaacaaaacaaacttaaaaaaGGCATTTCTCCTTCTCTAGATATTCATCTATCACCACAGACATAACTTTAAGTTGAGCGTCCACAAACAGACAGAACAAATGTTTTCTTCTTTTCACTGTTCTAGTCACTTCAAAAAGACTTCTCATTGTACATAAAACATTGGGGAACTCCATTTTCTCACTTCAAGAAGGGTTATTCTGTTCTTGTAGATTGAGCAGATTTGCCATATTTACTAAATTTCAAATGAGTGAACAAAAGACGAAAAGCAACATGCCAAGATGGTATTTGGGCAAACAAGAATTCAATCCAAACACTGTGAATACCTGGATTTCTAAACAATTTAAGGTTCTAAGTTCAcataaaatcaaatttttcttgCTCATGGGCTGAATTCACATAATGCACGACTACTGTTAAGCTATCAATACAGTACATGATACATATTGCTCATACTTGTTATACATCCCGTGTATTGGCAGTAACAGTATAAAGCAACCATCCTAAGTTGTTGAGCTTTGTTTAAAGTACAGTATAATGTAAAGGGAAACAAAGataaatatgaataattcaatCCTAATCCCTTCAATTATTAAATTGCTAGACAACGCTACTTTTTTAGGAGTAATGTATGTATGGTAAACATACTGTACAGTTTTGCCTTTGTGAGAAATATGAAATTACTGTACTGTAGTCTTGGCTGTGTGATATCTTTCAAAGTAAGTCTGGGTTATGATATAAATAACAGACTTTGTGACATAAGATTTTACCACTGACCAGAAACCCAGACCTCTGAAGTATCAAGTATCTGATAATTTTATGAGCAACAGTAAAACTAATACATTGCATACTGTACCTTATGCTATACAAAAACATGGGAAGAAAATAGATGGTTATTCTTTGGTTAAATTACAACTCCATGCAATAATCTTCTTGGTAAAAACTATAAATGATTAACTATTATACCAAAATTATAAGGAACATGTTCACCCCTACacgaaaaaataatcttaataaaaaatgTCTGACCTTTGAAGAGTTTAGTTAGATTAATCCATTGATTATTTTCACAAACAAAGATATATCACAATCTAGGTAACTTGCAGCTATTATGCACATGTAAAGACTAACAGTTCTAAACGGCTTATTGACTAGCATCACAGGTGCTGTACTGTACAACATTTAAGGCAGAGATGGTACCCCTGACTTCGTGAATTTTTGCACTCGTCATGGCAAGCTTTATGAAAAATCAGACAACTTCATTATGTAAGCAACAGCACAATCCAAAAGatgttttctgggtcgatctgtgaccgccggtgaaaagggtccttctttacacttttctaatataaatcttccaaaacagaaggatgatttatattagaaaagtgtaaagaaggacccttttcaccgggcgtcacaggtctctccccagaaatagatttttccttcgtcaaaatccctttatatttCCAGGACTAAAAGATTTTAAGTGTTTCTTATTCCAATGTAGTAGACACTATCCAAAGAATAATATTGTTACTCAAGATCACTATGCCATTTGGTAAAAGTATATTTTTTGTCAAAGGGGGATTTCACCTTCTACAATAGAGCCTTAACGGATGTTTCCCTTGCTTGCTGTGACGTACGTACTGAAATTCAAGAAGTGAGCTATACGACGTGCAATAATTAAATTTACAAAGTACCAGCAACTTTTCAAACATATGTACAGATTTAAAAGTCTTTCACCAGTTTTCATGCAAAGGTTGCCAAACCTGATTTAAAAGTCTTTCACCAGTTTTCATGCAAAGATTGCCAAACCTGGCAACAGtaaataaaaccattattattatttcaataccaTAATGAaagatttacatactgtatataaaaaaatttcagtaCAGTTTTACCATAGATATACGGTTCACTTTGCTAATACACTCGCAACAGCCAACAcctttataaaaatacaaatagtCTGCCACTCTTATAACAATTTCCTAACATCCTACATTAATTCAcaacacaatacagtactgtactgtacatactttattttctattatatattctTTATGGACGGTTTCCATAGTACCATTGTAATAAAGCCTTGCAAATAAGACTTGAGAATCGAAAAAAAGGAACTCAAACTATTACAGAAGAGTTCATTTAGACTTAAGATATTTGGGAATTCACATTTGTGGAGTAAATTCCAAAGTATATAAAATTACAAGTAATATACAAATTAAACAACTTAAAACTTTATATGTACATAAAGACACATGTCGATTTATATTATTTTGAGCATAATCTTAAATGTTTAACACTGTCCCCGACTTTCATGTAAGATTTGAAAACTAACCCCGTGTTACGACAGATACAAATGAGTTAGTCTAACAATTATTGTATTCCATGAAATTGTATGGCTTAAAACTGCTTAACTTCACCATTTGCCAAAACTAAATGTAAGTAACTGCTGACTGCAGCCTGACGTTAAACAAGGGCAATATGATGCAAGTAAAATCGCAATTTCATTTCTTTCACGCTATAGGTGCACTTGAGTGTTGGTTTCTTACTAAGTTAGAAGAAGGCACAGCTTACTAGATGGGCAGTGATGCATCGACATCTTTTTCTGAAATTTTCTGTATTGAATAACTCATACCTCAATGAAATTGGCATCGCTATGCCAGTAAAAAAGATTAGGATGCTTCGTCATCGCTGGTTTCCTCGTGACAGTTGATGGTTTTGGGAAGTTTACTTTTTGAAGGAACAATATGCTCTATTTTCAAAACAAAGTGAGCAAAGGTGAAAACGGAGTCGAggattttgaaaaaaacaaaaggaCTTTCATACCCCTCGAACTTCAAATCTGTCAACAGGTCATTTATTGAATAGGAATCGGAGCTATTTAAAAGTTTTCTGCTATGACTGTTGAAGGTAGTGTTATAGATGATGTACCTTTCTTGCGGTAGTCTTGATTTCTTGTACAGCAAATAAGGAATTTCATTTAAAAGTTCTAATAGAACTGATAACCCAACTTCCCTCACCCCATCTCTATAACTAACATGATCTTCTAAAACCAAAAACTTAGCTAGAAGGGCCACATAGGCACCAGGAGGAACAGAATAAAACAATGGtagagggtcactggtggataagTACGAACTTATTCCACCACCATTACCTCCAATGGTGTCTGAATTGACTGTCGTTAGATAATATGGATCTCCGCCAATTGTGGCACTTGAAGATCCTTGACCTGACTCCAAACTTTCATTAACACATTTTTCTTCTCTTAATAATTTGAACAAAACCAGACCATCCATTATCCAGTGATGCATATATCTAAAAAGTTTACAAAAGGCAGAGGAAAACTGTTTGCACTGTGAAACTGTTGGACCATAGAGAATTATCTGATGAACATTAGTTAAAAATAGTCTAATGAAATGCGAGTTACCAAGAATAATAGGCTCTATCTTACTGATGGATCTTATGCAATCAGGACAAATATCATTTATGCAACCTACTGGACTAACTCGCAACTTTGTAACAATAAAATTCCACTCTTCGGCATCTATCATGTCAATCACCGAGAAACCAAATTTCCTACACTGCAAAACTGCCCAATCAGGAAAATAAACTGAAGAGAATATCAAACATACACGCATAGACTTCAAAAGGGAAAGACACTTGGTTAGGAAAACATTGCGCATCATTACACAGTCTATCATTGACTCAGAATCAGCTACTTCAACAGTGATATTACTGGGCCCTTCTTTCACATCTTCCAATTCTATAGACCATAGAATACATGATAAGTTTTCAAAAGGCATAGACTGATCTAGATGCTTGAAATCTCTGGTAAGAACAAAACCTGGGGTAACGCTAGATTTTAATAGTGGGGCATTATAGATTTCCACAATTGCTGTTTGGGGATTAATCATTTTATCTCCTAGGAGCCTCACTACATCATCACTGCTACTACATTGGCAAGTAAGGTATAACTTGAACAGCCCAGCAAGAGTTTTAGAAATTAGTTTagaaaattttgttgaaaaaaaacttTCAGCAGAGTAGCTCAATATTTTTCCAAGGATTTCAAAGTTGTGAAGGGGATATGCCTGCACACCATTTTCAAAAACCTGTCTCTGAATAACGCTTAACATATATTTCTTCAAGAAAGTAATTATTTGCAACATTCGCTGCCTCCTAACACTTTGGGAAACTGAATTACGCAGCGACACGTGATACTCTAAAGAACGTAAAAGAGATCTCAATAACAACAAAGTTCGTTTACTTCCATCACCCCGTACTTTTGACTGATCTAAGATGCCCTTAGTTACCATGGTTAACAGTGGATCGCCAATAGCTAAGGATGACAAAAGTTCAATTCCATCTTGAGTAATGATGACGCTTCCGCTCCTCTCCATTAAAACAGATCGGCCGTGAGGACCCAAGGCATTTTCCATGATAGATGCTAAGCCACCGCACTGAACAACTAAATTTGAGATGTTTAAGGCTTTCTGGGATTGGCTCATCTTGATCTGGAAGAAAAATTAATGTGTTAATACATTTTTTATAATAACTTACCATACTGTACCATAATAATCAAGTTAATGTACAAGCATTTCATTTTATTGTCATGATAActataagaatttaattaattttaataatggatCTAAATATCATGTATTGTACTCAAAAATATTATTACTGTATACCAAAATTAATCATTTGGACAATAGCCAACTCCtagcattttttttcattctttaccaagtatattttaatatattgtacAACAAAGACAAATAACAGTAAAAATTCTTCCCTTTGTCATTttcaaatgtgtaaaaaaaaaaaaggtaagagatGAGATGCTACAGTGATAATGCCACAATCCTTATTAGGTGATCAATGCCATAACGGTATTTTGTTTGACATTAACAAGAAATTACAGTATAACTTTACTCGTACACCCTGTAGATAGAGATCCTTCAATGTGAACCCCCTTTGCTGATGAAGAACATGGTGTACTAGGTTGGGTTATAAAGGAACGCGAGGTTTCAATATTTCAACTACTGCGGTATTAGTGCTTGCACACGATTAAAGATTTACTAAAGAAACCTGCACTTATAATATGAGGAATA
Coding sequences:
- the LOC137632919 gene encoding T-complex protein 1 subunit zeta-like; the encoded protein is MSQSQKALNISNLVVQCGGLASIMENALGPHGRSVLMERSGSVIITQDGIELLSSLAIGDPLLTMVTKGILDQSKVRGDGSKRTLLLLRSLLRSLEYHVSLRNSVSQSVRRQRMLQIITFLKKYMLSVIQRQVFENGVQAYPLHNFEILGKILSYSAESFFSTKFSKLISKTLAGLFKLYLTCQCSSSDDVVRLLGDKMINPQTAIVEIYNAPLLKSSVTPGFVLTRDFKHLDQSMPFENLSCILWSIELEDVKEGPSNITVEVADSESMIDCVMMRNVFLTKCLSLLKSMRVCLIFSSVYFPDWAVLQCRKFGFSVIDMIDAEEWNFIVTKLRVSPVGCINDICPDCIRSISKIEPIILGNSHFIRLFLTNVHQIILYGPTVSQCKQFSSAFCKLFRYMHHWIMDGLVLFKLLREEKCVNESLESGQGSSSATIGGDPYYLTTVNSDTIGGNGGGISSYLSTSDPLPLFYSVPPGAYVALLAKFLVLEDHVSYRDGVREVGLSVLLELLNEIPYLLYKKSRLPQERYIIYNTTFNSHSRKLLNSSDSYSINDLLTDLKFEGYESPFVFFKILDSVFTFAHFVLKIEHIVPSKSKLPKTINCHEETSDDEAS